In Polaribacter sp. Hel_I_88, the following proteins share a genomic window:
- a CDS encoding GNAT family N-acetyltransferase — MTIEIFDAFNRMSFLNITRITNFLYEHLEDCKDPKNVIRTSLKYAAKEITSLGGYAFVMKKNDEIIGVIVINKTGMSQYQSENLMTYLAIHKNYRNQGFATKLIHKTVEYCQGNITLNIKKENNAIKLFEKNGFKSKKIEMTLHKE; from the coding sequence ATGACCATTGAAATTTTTGACGCCTTTAACAGGATGTCATTCTTAAATATTACTAGAATCACCAATTTTTTATATGAACATTTAGAAGATTGTAAAGATCCAAAAAATGTTATTCGTACATCTTTAAAGTATGCTGCCAAAGAGATTACTAGTTTAGGAGGTTACGCCTTTGTAATGAAAAAAAATGATGAAATTATTGGTGTAATTGTGATAAACAAGACTGGTATGAGCCAATATCAATCAGAAAATTTAATGACCTATTTAGCTATTCATAAAAACTACAGAAACCAAGGCTTTGCTACGAAACTAATTCATAAAACTGTAGAATATTGCCAAGGAAACATCACATTAAATATAAAAAAAGAAAATAATGCCATTAAGCTATTCGAAAAAAATGGCTTTAAATCAAAAAAGATAGAAATGACGCTACATAAAGAATAG